A genome region from bacterium includes the following:
- a CDS encoding HEAT repeat domain-containing protein: MEWYERLGIKEKDLVTIALFKFDLAGSTNLKDDIKAYHDLVENTLTGFNCAPFEFQGDGATVYFLGEDGLYNAICAGKKLLEEIRRTLEYEAHIRIGIGVDKVNFKKELGKIQSDQFNLAGHSESACPKDSLVLTEEGWLSLPDREKEEFSFLGTTIKDKSPLFVYPKTRKIDKEDMFIPPSQDTYPAKRDYLNFIKQRYGKIIPRGLRQEHLISINLFDIFSPLKFRTEYVDIWMRDFKDIESLTKEDIIVRRAPALSALSLVEVLKRRKNAVILGSPGAGKSTLIKYLALSCVSGRIDIKERLSLDEPLFPFPISVGHLCQIWQENKRQIGVKEAIILYFKILGIDISRFIDEEIERAIFLFDGMDEVPSDRERREIAGLIESFIQAYPKARFIITSRIIGFPGLSFENRDIYFIEDLTLEEAKPMIRKWMIAIEQGLRGKGEDGERMAKDEAEKLIEVLNEPQLSPFIANPFLLTLTILIHKTEAHLPNYRIQLFERMIQTLVETWHQARSISIIQPEAQRIDFRTEAIPILAPLALKLHKEFPAGIIPEDNLRDFIKQKLLEKGIAKERIEEILNNFLERLKEASGLLEEKGRGFWGFAHLSFEEYLCAIELVRGELYFEYLKEFSYSSRWEEVFILVSSELGITQASTKRVSDYLKKILEGKGDKINEGILKKNILLAGRCLASSANVEIGLVDEITSSLIEFLFGKIGGLSSRAARILKDASSIERVRERIREAILSKSQGSAISAIADLGIKDEWAIEAIKQGLRDEYSWVRTYAISAIAKLGIKDEWAIKAIKGGLKDKDKWRRHSAILVLAIANLGIKDEWAIEAIKQGLRDEDEFVRHSAILAIAKLGIKDGWAISAIKEGLRDKDLLVRGPAISAIANLGIKDEWAISAIKEGLRDKDEWVRRSAISTIAKLGIKDEWAIKAIKQGLEDKDKWVRGYAISAIAKLGIKDSWAIGAIKQGLKDPEVRGDAISAIADLGIEKEWAIEAIIKDIETHRLSNASYEALWRLLE, translated from the coding sequence ATGGAATGGTATGAAAGATTAGGCATAAAAGAGAAAGATTTAGTAACCATTGCCCTCTTTAAGTTTGATCTGGCAGGTTCTACTAATCTTAAAGATGACATCAAAGCATACCATGACCTTGTAGAAAATACTCTAACAGGATTTAATTGTGCACCATTTGAGTTTCAAGGGGATGGTGCAACCGTTTATTTCCTGGGAGAGGATGGCCTCTATAATGCCATTTGTGCCGGAAAAAAGCTCCTTGAAGAAATTAGAAGGACATTAGAATATGAGGCACACATCAGGATTGGCATTGGCGTAGATAAGGTTAATTTTAAAAAAGAGCTTGGGAAAATTCAATCAGACCAGTTTAACCTCGCAGGACATTCAGAAAGTGCCTGCCCTAAAGACTCCCTTGTCTTAACTGAGGAGGGATGGTTAAGCCTTCCTGATAGAGAAAAGGAGGAATTTAGCTTTCTGGGAACAACTATTAAGGATAAATCACCCTTATTTGTCTATCCAAAGACCCGTAAGATTGATAAAGAAGATATGTTTATCCCTCCTTCTCAAGATACCTATCCGGCAAAGAGAGACTACCTTAATTTTATCAAGCAAAGGTATGGAAAAATTATCCCTCGTGGTTTAAGACAGGAACACCTTATATCTATTAACCTCTTTGATATATTTTCACCCCTTAAGTTTAGGACAGAGTATGTTGATATATGGATGAGAGATTTTAAGGATATAGAGAGTCTTACCAAAGAAGATATTATTGTAAGGAGAGCGCCAGCCTTATCTGCCTTAAGCCTAGTAGAGGTATTAAAGAGAAGAAAGAATGCGGTTATCCTTGGCTCTCCTGGGGCAGGAAAGAGCACCTTGATAAAATACCTTGCTTTATCCTGTGTAAGTGGAAGGATAGACATTAAGGAGAGGCTTTCCTTAGACGAGCCCCTTTTCCCCTTTCCTATATCCGTTGGCCATCTCTGTCAGATATGGCAGGAAAATAAGAGGCAAATTGGGGTAAAGGAGGCAATTATTCTATATTTCAAAATACTTGGCATTGATATTTCAAGATTTATTGATGAGGAAATAGAGAGGGCAATATTTCTCTTTGATGGAATGGATGAGGTGCCCTCTGATAGAGAAAGGAGGGAAATAGCAGGCTTAATAGAATCCTTTATCCAAGCTTATCCAAAGGCTAGATTTATAATTACCAGCCGAATAATTGGCTTTCCCGGGCTTTCTTTTGAAAATAGGGATATTTATTTTATTGAGGATTTAACCCTTGAAGAGGCAAAGCCAATGATAAGGAAATGGATGATTGCGATTGAGCAGGGGCTAAGGGGTAAAGGTGAAGATGGAGAAAGAATGGCTAAAGATGAGGCAGAAAAGCTTATAGAAGTATTAAATGAGCCACAGCTTTCTCCCTTTATTGCCAACCCATTTCTCTTAACCCTTACCATTCTTATCCATAAAACAGAAGCCCATCTACCCAATTACCGCATTCAGCTCTTTGAACGAATGATTCAGACCCTAGTGGAAACCTGGCATCAAGCAAGGAGTATCAGCATTATCCAGCCTGAGGCACAGAGAATAGACTTTAGAACAGAGGCAATTCCTATCCTTGCTCCCTTAGCCCTTAAGCTACACAAGGAATTCCCTGCCGGTATAATCCCTGAGGATAATTTAAGGGATTTTATTAAACAAAAGCTACTTGAAAAAGGTATAGCTAAAGAAAGAATAGAGGAAATCCTGAATAATTTTTTAGAAAGGCTTAAAGAGGCAAGTGGATTATTGGAGGAAAAAGGAAGGGGTTTTTGGGGGTTTGCCCATTTATCCTTTGAGGAATACCTCTGTGCTATTGAGCTTGTAAGGGGTGAGCTTTATTTTGAATATTTAAAGGAATTTTCTTATTCCTCTCGTTGGGAGGAGGTATTTATCTTGGTTTCCTCTGAATTGGGGATAACCCAGGCAAGCACAAAAAGGGTCTCAGATTATCTTAAGAAAATATTAGAGGGAAAAGGCGATAAAATCAATGAAGGCATTTTAAAGAAAAATATTCTCCTTGCTGGAAGATGCTTAGCAAGTAGTGCAAATGTAGAGATAGGGCTTGTGGATGAGATAACCTCCTCTCTTATAGAATTTCTCTTTGGTAAAATAGGAGGATTAAGTAGCCGTGCAGCAAGAATACTTAAAGATGCCTCAAGTATAGAAAGGGTTAGGGAGAGAATAAGGGAGGCGATTTTATCAAAATCACAAGGTTCTGCTATCTCTGCCATAGCTGATTTAGGGATAAAGGATGAATGGGCAATTGAGGCAATTAAGCAAGGATTAAGGGATGAATATTCATGGGTGCGAACCTATGCTATCTCTGCCATAGCTAAATTAGGGATAAAGGATGAATGGGCAATTAAAGCAATTAAAGGAGGATTAAAAGATAAAGATAAATGGAGGCGACACTCTGCTATCCTTGTCCTTGCCATAGCTAATTTAGGGATAAAGGATGAATGGGCAATTGAGGCAATTAAGCAAGGATTAAGGGATGAAGATGAATTTGTGCGACACTCTGCTATCCTTGCCATAGCTAAATTAGGGATAAAGGATGGCTGGGCAATTAGTGCAATCAAAGAAGGATTAAGGGATAAAGATTTATTGGTGCGAGGCCCTGCTATCTCTGCCATAGCTAATTTAGGGATAAAGGATGAATGGGCAATTAGTGCAATCAAAGAAGGATTAAGGGATAAAGATGAATGGGTGCGACGCTCTGCTATCTCTACCATAGCTAAATTAGGGATAAAGGATGAATGGGCAATTAAAGCAATCAAGCAAGGCTTAGAAGATAAAGATAAATGGGTGCGAGGCTATGCTATCTCTGCCATAGCTAAATTAGGGATAAAGGATAGCTGGGCAATTGGGGCAATTAAGCAAGGATTAAAAGACCCAGAGGTGCGAGGCGATGCTATCTCTGCCATAGCTGATTTAGGGATAGAGAAAGAATGGGCAATTGAGGCAATAATAAAAGATATAGAAACCCATCGTTTATCCAATGCCTCATACGAGGCACTCTGGAGGCTTTTAGAATGA
- a CDS encoding RNA-binding domain-containing protein, whose amino-acid sequence MGKIEDQLEIGEDSKWEFKSDIPHPDDLSAEIVAMANSEGGTILLGVSDKGEALATLDEKKAMDRATQLIENISQNNIEPSLLLTWEKLKINGHTILAIRIPKGLDRPYRTNKGVYYIRVGASKRIISRQELARLFQSTGSFYPDEAPVLDTGISFLDLDYLGKAWPELCIVDEPSKVRLKDCGIISNYEDDLTLGGLICYGKEPQKRLPYAKITAIRFPEGDLEGGHKYLERIEIEGRIDEQEREATRFVKRHLGIMEEILKPASEPNPLLSAIQEGLVNALVHREYNLPSQIRLFVFDNRIEVLSPGRLLNTLRLEELYLGCHAVRNRIIFAHALRLKLVHNVGLGIPTMFRLMKKAGLPSPEISLIGGEFRLVFKRYGMV is encoded by the coding sequence ATGGGTAAAATAGAAGATCAATTGGAAATAGGTGAAGATTCTAAGTGGGAGTTTAAATCAGACATTCCCCATCCCGATGACCTCTCGGCTGAAATTGTCGCTATGGCAAACTCTGAGGGTGGAACTATCCTGCTTGGTGTTTCGGATAAGGGAGAAGCCCTTGCTACACTTGATGAAAAGAAAGCAATGGATAGGGCAACACAATTGATAGAAAATATTTCTCAAAATAATATAGAACCCTCTTTGCTTCTTACCTGGGAAAAGCTAAAGATAAATGGCCATACCATCCTTGCGATTAGAATTCCTAAAGGGCTAGACCGGCCATACCGCACAAACAAAGGGGTCTATTATATCCGTGTGGGAGCAAGTAAAAGGATTATTAGTAGACAAGAGCTGGCGAGGCTCTTTCAATCTACAGGCTCTTTTTACCCTGATGAAGCACCGGTTTTAGATACAGGAATCTCTTTTCTTGACCTAGATTATCTTGGCAAGGCTTGGCCTGAGCTATGCATAGTAGATGAACCATCTAAGGTAAGGCTAAAAGATTGTGGAATAATAAGCAATTATGAAGACGACCTAACACTTGGCGGGCTTATCTGCTATGGCAAAGAGCCCCAGAAAAGGCTACCCTATGCAAAGATTACCGCAATCAGGTTTCCAGAGGGAGACCTTGAAGGTGGCCATAAGTATCTTGAAAGGATAGAGATTGAAGGAAGGATTGATGAGCAGGAAAGGGAGGCAACAAGGTTTGTAAAAAGGCATCTTGGGATAATGGAGGAGATTCTTAAACCTGCTTCAGAACCCAATCCTCTATTATCGGCAATTCAGGAAGGGCTTGTTAATGCATTGGTTCACCGGGAGTATAATCTTCCCTCCCAAATCAGGCTTTTTGTTTTTGATAACAGGATAGAGGTATTAAGCCCGGGCAGGTTGTTAAATACATTAAGGCTTGAGGAGCTATATTTGGGATGCCATGCGGTTAGAAACCGTATCATCTTTGCCCATGCTTTAAGGCTAAAATTGGTTCATAATGTTGGATTGGGCATTCCCACAATGTTTCGGCTAATGAAAAAGGCAGGTTTGCCTTCGCCAGAGATAAGCCTTATAGGCGGAGAATTTAGGCTTGTCTTCAAAAGATATGGAATGGTATGA
- a CDS encoding 4Fe-4S dicluster domain-containing protein: MEAIKSDLAKCYQCGKCSAGCPIAQFMDYTPNRLIRFIQLDKIDFALKSKTIWLCAFCKTCSVRCPKEIDLAGVMGRLRLISEQENIKPALKNVFLFHKTFKDEINKNGRIFELGLILKYNLLSGNPFKDIFAGLLMFKKGKISLFPKKWVK, encoded by the coding sequence ATGGAGGCGATAAAGAGCGATCTGGCAAAGTGCTACCAATGTGGGAAATGTAGTGCCGGGTGTCCGATTGCCCAATTTATGGATTACACACCTAATCGGCTTATCAGGTTTATTCAGCTTGATAAAATAGATTTTGCATTAAAAAGCAAGACAATATGGCTTTGTGCATTTTGCAAAACCTGTAGTGTTAGATGCCCAAAGGAAATAGATTTAGCAGGTGTTATGGGCAGATTAAGGCTCATATCAGAACAAGAAAATATAAAGCCAGCTTTAAAAAATGTCTTTCTCTTCCATAAGACATTTAAGGATGAGATAAATAAAAATGGAAGGATATTTGAATTAGGCCTTATTCTTAAGTATAATCTTTTATCGGGAAATCCATTTAAGGATATATTTGCTGGTCTTCTTATGTTTAAAAAGGGAAAGATTTCCTTGTTTCCAAAGAAATGGGTAAAATAG
- a CDS encoding DNA-directed RNA polymerase subunit omega, which yields MMLYNYDEMLKHAKSKFHLVNLLARRSRELNRWVGSETDIVKIIPIAIEELLAGKLNSEAKEKEPQEALRE from the coding sequence ATGATGCTATATAACTATGATGAGATGCTAAAGCATGCAAAGAGCAAATTTCACCTTGTTAACCTACTCGCAAGAAGGTCAAGGGAGTTAAATAGATGGGTTGGTTCTGAAACAGACATAGTAAAGATAATCCCCATCGCCATTGAAGAGCTATTAGCTGGAAAGTTAAATAGCGAAGCAAAAGAAAAAGAGCCTCAAGAAGCCTTAAGAGAATAA
- the gmk gene encoding guanylate kinase, which translates to MIIVISAPSGTGKTTICRGLLEEFPDLRFSVSYTTRKPREEEIEKWEYRFIDINRFKRMIEDDEFVEWVKIFGDYYGTSRHTLDEAKDYDLLLDIDVVGGKNIKSLYPDALLIFLLPPSMSELERRLRTRRTDSQEKIKERLCKAEYEMEEGKHYDHIIVNETPKKTISLIKEIILNKKGGENDAI; encoded by the coding sequence ATGATTATTGTTATCTCAGCACCATCTGGAACAGGAAAGACAACAATTTGCAGAGGGCTATTAGAAGAATTCCCTGATTTAAGATTTTCTGTATCTTATACCACAAGAAAACCAAGGGAGGAAGAAATAGAAAAATGGGAATACAGGTTTATAGATATTAACAGGTTTAAAAGGATGATAGAGGATGATGAATTTGTTGAATGGGTGAAGATATTTGGAGATTATTATGGAACATCACGCCATACCCTAGATGAGGCAAAGGATTATGATTTACTTCTTGATATAGATGTTGTTGGCGGAAAGAACATAAAATCCCTATATCCAGATGCTCTCCTTATATTTCTTCTTCCACCATCAATGTCAGAGCTTGAAAGGAGGCTAAGAACAAGAAGAACAGACTCACAAGAAAAAATAAAAGAGCGGCTTTGTAAGGCAGAATATGAAATGGAAGAAGGAAAGCATTATGACCATATTATTGTAAATGAAACACCAAAAAAAACAATATCTTTGATAAAAGAAATTATTTTAAATAAAAAAGGAGGAGAAAATGATGCTATATAA
- the truA gene encoding tRNA pseudouridine(38-40) synthase TruA, translating to MEKFRNIKLTIAYDGTNYYGWQRQKDKPTVAGMLESAIFKVCKERVKILGAGRIDKGAHALAFVATFKTISNIPILNIKNALNSFLPYDIIIKDISEVGLSFNPRHCKEKRYRYIVLNDSCKSPMFLRYSYFFPKFLDIEMMRKAANVFIGKKDFSSFVRQDGRNCIREIKSIVISSKMGIFSENLIFFDIAGVSFLYNMIRCIVATLIRVGSGLLNLDDVSSIILAKDRRFAPWIVPSQGLFLVGIDY from the coding sequence TTGGAAAAATTTAGAAACATCAAGCTTACAATAGCCTATGATGGAACAAATTATTATGGATGGCAAAGGCAGAAGGATAAGCCAACGGTTGCTGGAATGCTTGAGAGCGCTATATTTAAGGTTTGTAAGGAGAGGGTAAAAATACTAGGTGCAGGAAGGATAGATAAAGGAGCGCATGCATTGGCTTTTGTTGCAACATTTAAAACAATCTCTAATATTCCAATTTTAAACATAAAAAATGCCTTGAATTCTTTTCTTCCTTATGATATAATTATAAAAGATATAAGCGAAGTAGGGCTTTCATTTAATCCAAGGCATTGTAAAGAAAAAAGGTATAGGTATATTGTTCTAAATGATTCTTGTAAATCACCTATGTTTTTAAGGTATAGCTATTTTTTTCCAAAATTTCTTGATATAGAAATGATGAGAAAGGCAGCAAATGTTTTTATTGGAAAAAAGGATTTCTCTTCGTTTGTAAGACAAGATGGAAGAAATTGTATAAGGGAGATAAAATCTATTGTCATCTCTTCCAAAATGGGCATTTTTTCTGAAAACCTTATATTTTTTGATATTGCAGGCGTAAGCTTTCTTTATAATATGATTAGGTGTATTGTGGCAACCTTAATTAGGGTTGGAAGCGGGCTTCTTAATTTAGATGATGTATCTTCCATCATCCTTGCCAAAGACAGAAGGTTTGCTCCCTGGATTGTTCCTTCACAAGGGCTTTTTCTAGTAGGGATTGATTATTGA
- a CDS encoding SagB/ThcOx family dehydrogenase, with amino-acid sequence MNGMIEPPIFKGYSKAKKIKLPDTFKYKGLCVEEAIRKRRSLRDFSLEPISLDELSLLLFCANGITSKAGLRASPSAGALYPIEIYPLINRVSEIPQGIYHYSVKDHSLEELKKGDFAKEFTEYCLGQDVIYKSAVSFIMSAIFERTKWKYKDRAYRYVLLEVGHISENIYLSTTSMGLGCCAIGAFFDDQINEALGLDGVKEASLLITSIGKI; translated from the coding sequence ATGAATGGAATGATTGAACCTCCTATCTTTAAAGGGTATTCAAAGGCAAAAAAGATTAAACTTCCAGATACCTTTAAATATAAAGGGCTATGTGTTGAGGAGGCAATTAGGAAAAGAAGGTCATTAAGGGATTTTTCTTTAGAGCCTATTTCTTTAGATGAGCTTTCTTTATTACTCTTTTGTGCGAATGGTATAACTAGCAAGGCTGGATTAAGAGCATCACCTTCAGCTGGAGCACTTTATCCAATAGAAATCTATCCCCTTATCAATCGCGTAAGTGAAATACCCCAAGGAATATACCACTATTCTGTGAAAGACCATTCTTTGGAAGAATTAAAAAAGGGTGATTTTGCAAAGGAATTTACAGAATATTGCCTGGGTCAGGATGTAATTTACAAAAGCGCTGTAAGTTTTATAATGAGTGCCATCTTTGAGAGAACCAAATGGAAATATAAGGATAGGGCATACAGATATGTCCTATTAGAAGTAGGGCATATAAGTGAAAATATCTATTTATCTACTACCTCTATGGGATTGGGATGTTGTGCAATTGGAGCATTTTTTGATGACCAAATCAACGAGGCTCTGGGATTAGATGGTGTCAAAGAGGCAAGTTTGCTTATAACCTCTATTGGAAAAATTTAG
- a CDS encoding DUF72 domain-containing protein — protein MPNVFIGTSGFSYEHWYGNFYPPSLAREEMLSFYSEHFQSVEINSSFYRLPFEGMIKGWYRRSPKNFKFVLKASRRITHLLKLVNCSEALKIFLDRIKGLKEKLSIVLFQLPPSLKKDIPRLKGFIKELPNNFSYCIEFRNNSWFDNETFSLLGENNIASCIVSAPKIETHIVATSPFVYIRMHGATSWYNYDYSLDELKQLAYEINGFLKDGIDVHCYFNNDFEAYAIKNAKGLMELVKNL, from the coding sequence ATGCCTAATGTTTTTATTGGGACATCGGGTTTTAGCTATGAGCATTGGTATGGAAATTTTTATCCTCCTTCCCTTGCTAGGGAGGAGATGCTTTCATTCTATAGCGAGCATTTTCAAAGCGTAGAGATAAATAGCTCATTCTATCGCCTTCCATTTGAGGGCATGATAAAGGGATGGTATAGAAGAAGCCCAAAGAATTTTAAGTTTGTCCTTAAGGCTTCTCGTAGAATTACCCATCTATTAAAGCTTGTTAATTGTAGTGAAGCCCTTAAGATATTTTTAGATAGGATAAAAGGGCTAAAAGAAAAATTATCTATTGTTTTATTCCAGCTTCCACCATCGCTTAAAAAGGATATTCCAAGGCTTAAAGGCTTTATTAAGGAGCTTCCCAATAATTTTTCTTATTGCATTGAGTTTCGGAATAATTCCTGGTTTGATAATGAAACATTTAGCCTTTTAGGGGAAAACAATATTGCCTCCTGCATTGTAAGTGCGCCAAAGATTGAAACACATATTGTAGCAACCAGCCCTTTTGTCTACATCAGGATGCATGGAGCAACTAGCTGGTATAATTATGATTATTCTTTAGATGAGCTTAAGCAATTAGCTTATGAAATAAATGGATTTTTAAAGGATGGCATTGATGTCCATTGCTATTTCAATAATGACTTTGAAGCATATGCTATAAAGAATGCAAAAGGGCTAATGGAGTTGGTTAAAAATTTGTAA
- a CDS encoding DarT ssDNA thymidine ADP-ribosyltransferase family protein — protein MASIKHLYYITHIDNLSSILNYGILSHHQVEERRINYTPIYDKEIIASRRNKILLNGKNLWDFANLYFQPRNPMLYRVICEKPIEDIVVIAVKKDILNRDDIFISTGNAASFATEILPAKEGKQALLNELTKILEKEWWTEESGDKRKIMAECLVPEMVLPEYIHTIYVADHNIANKIKEFLSSFPISVVPQPNIFFKPSREIEITPLLYVTDGDMFFSRMQTLTISVNCIGIMGKGLASRAKWQFPDVYVQYQYVCRNHTLQMGKPYLYKREGSLDYQLADEPSTLKNGNGATWFLLFPTKQHWKEGGDIKGIEKGLNWIVDNYKKEGIKSLALPALGCGLGNLKWQDVGALMCKYLSKLDIQVRIYLPAEKKVSEEYLTKDFLIG, from the coding sequence ATGGCGTCAATCAAACATTTATATTATATCACACATATTGATAATTTGTCTTCCATATTAAACTATGGCATTTTATCTCATCATCAGGTGGAAGAACGCCGAATCAACTATACACCAATTTATGATAAAGAAATTATAGCAAGTCGTCGTAATAAAATTTTATTAAATGGTAAAAATTTGTGGGATTTTGCAAACCTATATTTTCAACCACGAAATCCTATGTTATATAGGGTTATATGCGAAAAACCCATTGAAGATATTGTAGTTATTGCGGTTAAGAAAGACATTTTGAACCGTGATGATATTTTTATCTCAACCGGTAATGCAGCTAGTTTTGCTACAGAGATACTTCCAGCTAAAGAAGGAAAGCAGGCACTACTAAATGAATTAACAAAAATACTTGAAAAAGAATGGTGGACTGAAGAAAGCGGCGATAAAAGGAAAATAATGGCAGAGTGTCTTGTTCCAGAAATGGTTTTACCAGAATATATTCATACGATTTATGTGGCAGATCATAATATTGCTAATAAAATAAAAGAATTTTTATCATCGTTCCCTATATCTGTTGTTCCCCAACCAAATATATTTTTCAAACCTTCTCGTGAGATAGAAATTACCCCATTGTTATATGTAACAGACGGAGATATGTTCTTTTCAAGAATGCAAACACTTACAATTAGTGTTAATTGCATTGGTATTATGGGAAAAGGTCTTGCCTCTCGTGCAAAATGGCAGTTTCCCGATGTCTATGTTCAATATCAATATGTATGCAGAAATCATACATTACAAATGGGGAAACCATATCTTTACAAGCGAGAAGGTTCTCTTGATTATCAATTAGCTGATGAGCCATCTACCTTAAAAAATGGAAATGGTGCGACATGGTTTTTACTTTTTCCAACTAAACAACATTGGAAAGAAGGTGGAGATATCAAAGGGATTGAAAAAGGGTTGAATTGGATAGTTGATAACTATAAGAAAGAAGGGATAAAGTCTCTGGCTTTGCCTGCACTTGGCTGTGGACTTGGGAATTTAAAGTGGCAAGATGTTGGAGCTTTAATGTGTAAGTATTTATCAAAATTAGATATTCAAGTGAGAATATATTTACCCGCAGAAAAGAAAGTTTCTGAAGAATATCTTACTAAAGATTTTTTAATAGGATAG
- a CDS encoding DUF1828 domain-containing protein, which translates to MIPETIVQIFRQKVCEKISLESEGIDRYIVFTPFMFDDGDHLPILLKQENGHWYLSDEGHTFMHISYDEIDIEKGRRAKIIDTVLGSYKIKNIEGELRAYIENENYGDALYSFIQGLIKITDISYWTKEGVRGAFLEDFKALLEEKIPEDRRVFNYSDLQHDVAKKYIVDCRINGAKRPLFVFAVLNNDRCRDATITCLQYEKFGVPFVATAIFENQEKINRRVLARFSDVCEKQFPSLQSAKERFDPYWKEILER; encoded by the coding sequence ATGATACCTGAAACTATCGTCCAAATATTTCGTCAAAAGGTTTGCGAAAAAATTAGTCTTGAAAGCGAAGGGATAGACAGGTATATCGTGTTTACTCCCTTTATGTTTGATGATGGAGACCACCTGCCCATTCTCTTAAAGCAAGAAAATGGACATTGGTATTTAAGCGATGAGGGGCATACTTTTATGCATATAAGTTATGATGAAATTGATATTGAAAAAGGAAGACGGGCTAAAATTATAGATACAGTTCTTGGGTCTTACAAAATCAAAAATATTGAAGGTGAGTTAAGGGCTTATATTGAAAATGAAAATTATGGTGATGCCCTTTATAGTTTTATTCAAGGGCTAATTAAGATAACAGACATTTCTTATTGGACAAAAGAGGGTGTGCGAGGAGCATTCCTTGAAGATTTTAAAGCCCTTTTAGAGGAAAAGATACCAGAGGATAGGCGAGTATTTAATTATAGCGATCTCCAACACGATGTAGCAAAAAAATATATCGTTGATTGTCGGATTAATGGAGCAAAACGGCCACTTTTTGTTTTTGCTGTTTTAAATAATGATAGATGTCGGGATGCTACCATAACCTGTCTTCAATATGAGAAATTTGGAGTTCCCTTTGTTGCTACAGCTATTTTTGAAAATCAGGAAAAAATCAACCGCCGCGTCCTAGCACGCTTTAGCGATGTCTGCGAAAAACAATTTCCCTCATTACAATCTGCTAAAGAGAGATTTGACCCCTATTGGAAGGAAATATTAGAGAGATAA
- a CDS encoding endonuclease V, whose protein sequence is MLKIVTKYFNLHPFDVAIDEAKRIQKNLAKRIVLKKIEQEVVSVAGVDVAFRDEYGCCAIVVLNFPELKVVEEVKLKTKVGFPYIPGFLSFREGPCILEAIKGLKSEPNLFLFDGQGIAHPRKMGLATHIGILLDKPSIGCAKSHLFGDFGKIDKKKGSFCFIKKNKEAIGIVLRTRDNVAPVFASPGYKITLEETKEFILKLSLKFRIPEPLRLAHSLSIK, encoded by the coding sequence ATACTAAAAATAGTTACGAAATACTTTAATCTTCATCCATTTGATGTAGCCATAGATGAAGCAAAAAGGATACAGAAAAACCTTGCAAAGAGGATTGTCTTAAAAAAGATTGAGCAAGAGGTAGTATCAGTTGCTGGCGTTGATGTAGCATTTAGGGATGAATATGGTTGTTGTGCAATTGTTGTTTTAAACTTTCCTGAACTTAAGGTAGTAGAGGAAGTAAAGTTAAAGACAAAGGTAGGTTTTCCATATATTCCAGGTTTTCTTTCATTTCGTGAAGGACCCTGTATCTTAGAGGCGATAAAGGGGCTAAAGAGCGAACCCAATCTTTTTCTCTTTGATGGACAGGGTATTGCCCATCCAAGAAAAATGGGTCTGGCTACACACATTGGAATCCTTTTGGATAAGCCATCAATAGGATGTGCAAAGAGCCATCTATTTGGAGATTTTGGAAAGATAGATAAGAAAAAAGGCTCATTTTGCTTTATAAAAAAGAATAAAGAGGCAATCGGTATAGTTTTAAGAACAAGGGATAATGTAGCACCTGTATTTGCTTCACCCGGATATAAGATAACCCTGGAGGAGACAAAAGAATTTATCCTAAAACTTTCTCTTAAATTTAGAATCCCTGAGCCTTTAAGATTGGCTCATTCCCTTTCAATAAAATAA
- a CDS encoding HNH endonuclease signature motif containing protein, whose amino-acid sequence MVLKCKGGADTEDNLIVVCPTCHRKIHQAPQMYTPKRLKMCKEKLINIYGEWIVKEWTRNNRNRSL is encoded by the coding sequence ATAGTACTAAAATGTAAAGGTGGAGCAGATACAGAGGATAATCTTATAGTTGTCTGTCCAACCTGTCATAGAAAGATTCATCAGGCGCCACAGATGTATACTCCAAAACGACTTAAGATGTGTAAAGAAAAACTTATTAACATTTATGGAGAATGGATAGTTAAAGAATGGACAAGAAACAATAGAAACCGAAGCCTCTAA